Below is a window of Vanessa tameamea isolate UH-Manoa-2023 chromosome 11, ilVanTame1 primary haplotype, whole genome shotgun sequence DNA.
CGACTATAGCGATGACCCAAAAAACACACATGATACTGGGGACGGCATTCCTTCGTAgcatttttattgctttactGTTCAAACTAATAAGATTAATCAGAACACCAATGCATGAACACAATAGCACCATAAAAcagagtaatattaaaattctcaTGAGCAATATAATTTCCGGTGTTGTACATGGTGGAAGACCTGAAAACacagataaaaatttaatcaataataattattttatgtttgaataaatttcaattccagtttaatgttgtttaaacaaaatgtcacaggttaatttattgcaatatttactACATTTAAGCCCAGAGAAGCACCATTAAACTTTTAAGtgcttataattaatcttatggttggcaatgaaggaaaacatgagAAATCCTACATCAGATGAAAATCTAGCACAGGTGTATGTGTATACAAGCCCATATTGGAGCAGGGTGGTATAATGGGCTACAAATACTACTCTCTAAAGATCTTTACATTAATTCTTGAAGTAGGCTGAGTCCAATGATAGTAAGACTATACATACCATTAAAATCTGATCTATTTACAGGATCAAATTCTGTCTGTATAGCTATTTGATTGTtgtcatcatcatcttcatcgaAAGTGAAGAACTGTGTCAGTGAAAGGCTTTGGGTACAGTGCAATCCCTTAATTTTAAACCAACTGGGTTGAACAAGTGCAGCGCAAGTCAACAAGAATGTTAGAACATTGAAACTTGCTGCTATTTTGTTCAATTCCTTATCCTTGAACGGTAATGTAATTTTGAGACCTGAAGAtggataaaatatacatatcattttaatatgaaacatcaCAAACATTCattgaatctttttttatatatatgtatatatatacatattgtattatttgaaggacaattttttttttcataccgAGAACAACATTTGTAATCATTGAAGAGAAAAGTcactaaaaagttattaactttgagttattaaaaatatatctacaacTACTACAACTACTACAGTATACAAATTCTTCTAACTAAATACTTCAAAATAGCTAATTAGTCGTAAAACGTTAATAGTTTGTTAGTTAGGAATATGAATCTGTGGTGATGCCAACTTATAAATAGTAGAAACTTCACGGATCTTCGAGGGGggcgatttttttaatgaggAGGTAATCCGTAAATTGTTTTGTTGACTATACGAAGTTTCATTGGTATTCATTCCTGGTACTAATaatgtaattcattaattaaagtttatataagaaCAAAAGGAAACATcggcattatattttattatcttggaATACCTTTCATTGATCcaacaaaacaaaatcatttgGGTCAATTACTTCCctgtattactattttttaaagatattcatCTTGGTTCAAAAATGATGATGGCtacgtattattttacaaaacacgtatttaattccattaaaacaattacttatttaatcatTGGACGATATACCTCGGATCCAAGTAATGCAGCTCATCGTGATTTAAAAACCATCGGAAAAAACTCAAACAGAACTTGGGAAATCAATCGCAGCACTTACAAACACAAGAAAGATAAACAATTAgcacaaaataatgttttgcgAATTAAATTATCTACTAAAACTGCCTACTCTTGTCTCTTGTCATTGTCgtattttactttacatttgacagacagatagaaaaaaaatattaacatcacATGATTGgttgctttaaataaaattcaaactatCGGTCCTCTCTTTCTTACTTGCATTAAAACTGCTATGGTAGCGCCACTTGTTGCTAATTTGTGtatcttttatttcattttttaaattaggctACGTCCCTTTATACGCATTAGTAATAGATAAACAAATttctcaaaataattaaaaatataatgatatctcATGAAAAATGGTTTACTAAGAAAATCATTCgaattgtaaaaattttactACTGAATGGAGACGAACTatgactaaatataattttaattgaactaagaattgaattaaattaaaataaaacatttttagtactAACTATATCTTATACAATAATGCTCCTCGAAACCTCATCAGTTAAATAGATATACTACATGTAACAAATCTTTAGTTATTTACTGGCATGCGTAGCAAGGATTAGGCCTTTTACGACACGGCACAATTTTGGATTGCTACTCAAATTAgaaagaaaaacgtaaacaaaaaccTTCAGTCGAACCtatgaaaagtaataaatatattcataaagttAAAATGTATCCAAAATATACctgatttaatattatcatatattatacttgATTTCAGCGACACGTAACAATAACAGTGTTGTAATAACCTTATTTAACGGCGAAAAAGTGTTTAGGACTTGAAAGTTCTTATTCAGAAACTTAAACGATAAAACGGGCAATAAAAACTTAGGCTTCTTTTGACACTTCGCTTACATTGATTTATGATGCGTTTCGTCACGTGAGTTgtgttattcttattatattttttagtaatatttctaattagaatctattgttatgtatatgtaatcTATTGTTATGCACTTGTTAAGTATTGCGTGTCTTAAATGTGATCGCCGAAGCAGCTTTATCAAGAGATGGCAGCACTGTGTTGTGCCTGATCGTGGGGGGAaagataaagttatatatttctataaagtgATACTTCAcaatacctacataatatagGATCTTACTCGGCTTTGAGACGCCTTGATGTCAGTAGCAGTGTATTTAAGGGTGTTTAAATAAAGTGCGAGTCGAAagttaagtatattaataacatttaaggCAGTGATGTGACTTataacgataaaattatttgttatattttattttcatgaataatagttttgatttgacttctaattgtttttttttttttcagacaaAGATGAAATGctgtgtatatacatacatatatttttaaattattctggcAACGATGACCAAGAAAAAAGGCATCAATGTAACTCAAATGAAGCcgttttagatataattatCTCTATTGAACATAGAGTTGCATTTATCATTTTGAACTGATTTTATTCTATGAATGCTGACTGCACACATTTTGTTCGACTGCCTCCATATCACTTTTGTTTGAATTTCTgctataatttagttttttatctttttataccctgttcaagttagcttgatctttttgacagacgggctagtgatgagaaacagaaaatataacatatataacagtcgatggaacgatggaatgcgtaattaatattaaaattcaattttatttttaccttaatgtttctaaaaagagttataccagctaaagagaccccaaccactagccaaagagactccaaccaaaaggacccccgttcgtgtCTTATATAATGTGTaatctttaataatgattttttgtaatcgatatttgtaacagttactgcctgttattcgtgtCCCATCCGTCCGatcgatgtaacattgtacaagagtctattattttcattgttcatatttaaattttactttgaagcaaaaaagtgtcttaaaattttcaaaatacacTTGAATCttgtacttttgtattatatgtatttttttaaataatttttcaatttttaaaatcattaaattaagaaaataatatgttcgtcattgcaaagttatatcgatcagaaaaatttacatctgacAAAAaaatcaagctatcttgtacaggatataatgattaattatgtaCAGAACAATCAAATCTTGCATTGACAGATTCTCCAACGACTTTGATTTTTATCGCTGGCTTCTAAGCACTTGTTCTAAATCGAACCCATAGACCATTTGTAGTATTGCCCGAATATATAGCCTGGGACTGATAACAATTACAAGGTCCAATTTATTGACCTAAGGATGTTaggattgttattttatatagactCACCATTTATGTTAAGTTAAGAATAGGTGTATGTTTTGTTATTGCTTTATATCACTTTATGTAGTCCTAGTCagtgaatgataaaaaatagaaaatttatttctataaataggtaaaaggactcgattatattttatattaaaggatATTTATATCAAAGGATTTTGTGCATATAAGCCTACCGATGGGGATATAGCTGTACCTACGTTAAATAATCAGTTAATAATGTTACCTTGATGTGTTGGTCAAAATATgttgaatgttttttataaataatattattaaataatagtacttGCTAACCAACCTTGATTCTTACTAATTACATTATTGCATTGCATCGGTTTGGCAAAAATTGTTTCGTACAACTTAATATCACATTGATAGCTTacgcttataaataaaataccggTACCAGTAAAAGAGTAGATAGCAGGAGAGACAAAGCCAATATACCCATAACTTATAATCAGAAGATGATGATTTGCGTTTCggagaatatataatgataaaaatactagAAAAGCCGTCGGTAGACCTTGTCTGTCATgacatgtattatatatgtctGTCAtgacatgtataatacatgtattatattctaaaaccttctctgaaatgcgctacatttttttttataagttcttTGTATATTGATTACGTTGTTTTCCATACAGTGAACACAAAAATAACctctcataatttataaataaaaataatgctagACGAGAGGTGAATTAAATACAggaacctatgtccttccccggAACTGAAACGATATCTATACCGAATATCGTCTAAatcggtttaagcgtgaagagacAACAGACAGagtcacatttataatattagtatacctACATAAGTAGCTCCAAGTCGCAGTTTCAATCGTTTTCAATTCAGATTATTAATGTAtcaagcgtgaatttcatggtcttgtaaatttctaaataatcattTGGGCACAGTAGCAGCACAGCAAGCAATGTTAAAAAGGGCTTATTAAAGTACGATTTGATTGATAAAGGCTTAGGATAAGGTTGACCGCTGTGCTTGAGCGGATCCCTTTGTTCGGAAAAAGGTCACGGATCAATGTAGtgtccaatatatttatcgtatatCGCTTACGCTATACGCATCGTAAGAAAAACCCttaacgttaataatattaaaaaaatcttagattaattacatttttatctatTCCGTTCAATTTCCGTTCATCGTTGTCGTCGTTCATTCATCCTTGCGAGGTGTCTTTGAGGCTAATTAATTCTGAATTTATCATTATGGGAGAGCTGGATTACTTGCAGATGAGCTTAGCCGCCAAAACGTACTCCTcccaaaaaaatagtatttgcaGCTTCACGATGAAGACTGCTCCAAAGAACGCATTAAGAAATGATTATAATGAAAACGATGACCGAAGAGCTGCCTGAGACCGAGGTTTTTGCTTTATTATTCGACTCTACCACCGTTAAAACCCGTTTAGGTTCACCGggtcaaactcaaactcaaataagtaccttttttcaatatagaagctAGACACtcgcttattgatagtcaaatgaaacactaccaccggttcggaaaagaaaacaccctgacctgagcaGAGTcggcgaaagtaactcagtgggtcttttttttctattttattattttcacaattgaatatgaatagaaatagccaggaggcgatcgtttcattcccaaggtttggtatcaatcataaattcactaattgtataataatagcctttcgcacacaagcgattcttagcatttttattttaattttgaacgctttcttgGAAGgtgttactgactctatgcagtcgagtaacaggagtaacaagtttgtgtttgttccttgtaccaatgctatgagtatcacattttctcataaatacattaatatttttcctttattacacacataacattacagaatatatattgagaagcaacagttaatatcttgatttctttaaatttataccttaacgATTCTTTAGCTcttaggttatagattgcgcgaatagccctcttctgcagcacaaatatagtatggatagcgtctgcgttaccccaaagcataatactgtaactgaaatatactaagcgagccgtatcaacatcggtaaataatctaatttttttttaacgcaaatgccgcagaactcagtctactcGCCAATCCGTTAATATGGGGGGGGGGGCATTGCAGCTTGGCATCaacagtaaggccaagaaattcagttgattcaactggatccatcgattccccattgataagtacatcaaattttacattttgtatatttggtATACTAAATTtcacattttttctttttttattatttagcctaagattatttacgctaaaccagtgtactatatcaaagacagcattgtttacgtcgtcatactgtacctgttttatattatatttaacaataatatctcatgtttgttcccaacaaggtttgatataatttaaatatcagctaTTTTACTACCAAACTATCTATATTTACATATCATTATTTACTGTTATAGGTCTGTATGTGCGATTACTAAGTAAGCCACTGTCATTATTTAGGTAACATTTAAGATCCTATGATTAAtggaatattatgattttatacgtGATAGAGAGAGATTTGTACTTCATATATGCCTAATGTCTATATAACTTCTATTGGCAATAGTATTAATTTACGATCACATAATGATTTATTTGCGTCCATAACTTCCAAAAAATTCGTTGGTGCAGCATGACTATATCATAAAGtcgctaataaaaaaaaaacatgtgttttttattattatatatgatatttatatcgcATGTAGACGTATACGtcgatttatattcaaaattgacGGATTCtatgtaacaataaaactcATTAGTAAtgataaagcatttttttaaaaggaataTTACCATGTACTCATTTTTAGCATTTAGATAGGTTCTAGTATTTTATGTTgtttaaccttttttatatttaaattgggaaaaataaaaatagagctttcttttttacaattatatctgATAACAGCACTTGGCAAGCTAATCTAAAACTGCCATTTTGTTTGTGGGCTTTTGGAGAGTTATTGGCGCGATTTGTGATGTGTAGTCTTTAATTGTGTTATATCGTTTTTTTAAAGTGTGTAACAGTGAGTAATTTAAGggaattatatttgttttccgCGTAGTTTATACTTTTCATTACCTTGTAATCATAGTATATCATAAATTTGTATCTAATTAGATCTATCGCCACAAAATATTGTCACTAtcagataaattaaatgtgtCACAAGGtatgaattacaaaatgaatGTCAATGTGTAtctaaaataaagttaacaataaaatcattacacacataaatattttgttttcagaaTAATGGGTTTAATTAATAGCTTGGCAATGGCAGATCTGTTGCCTAAAAATCGGTTATCGTCCCGAATTacgacttgttttttttttgttattttgtcaCCAATATAGTAATTACGTTTTTTCCGTTCAGTTTTCACAATAATACTATTTCTtacctttttaataaatcttttttaatgttttatttcattatatttaattacataatggTACCTACCATTGCCATA
It encodes the following:
- the LOC113396163 gene encoding transmembrane protein 127-like, which gives rise to MSCITWIRGLKITLPFKDKELNKIAASFNVLTFLLTCAALVQPSWFKIKGLHCTQSLSLTQFFTFDEDDDDNNQIAIQTEFDPVNRSDFNGLPPCTTPEIILLMRILILLCFMVLLCSCIGVLINLISLNSKAIKMLRRNAVPSIMCVFWVIAIVGVCYYTTVVLGNTNNSDPNTIQVDYEYGFYTITGAGALALLASAANLWGAPLSNDEDLQRRNLMEDWDGYEAHSVGPTPAVPTLPPYTPSPNYVSTAHPTFAPPVLGTQQYFPFDDLSILPPPPPYTP